GCCGCGTCGAGGCGGACCATCGCCTTGTAGACGTCGGGGGCGTGCTCGGCCCAGGCCAGGCGGGGGGTGTGCTCGGGGGCGTACTGAACGGTTTCGTGTGTGGTCATGCCCTCGACCCTAGGAGCGAAGCAGCCCAGGAGTATGGTCCATTTCCATGGCGGAATCATGGGCCACTCTGGGCGTCGACCTGCATCTGGAACCGACCGGCTCCGGCCTGCGCCGGGGCCTGACCGACGCCCTGCGCGAAGCGGTCCGCACCGGCCGCCTCGCCCCCGGCACCCGGCTGCCCTCCTCCCGCACCCTCGCCGCCGACCTGGGCATCGCCCGCAACACGGTCGCCGACGCCTACGCCGACCTCGTCGCGGAGGGCTGGCTCACCGCCCGCCAGGGCTCCAGCACCCGCGTCGGTGGCCGTACGGTCGTCCCGCCGGCCGACACGTCCCTCTCCCGCCGAGAGCAGCACCGTCCGACGTACGACCTCCGCCCCGGCACCCCCGACCTCGCCTCCTTCCCCCGCACCGAATGGCTCAAGGCCGCCCGCCGTGCCTTCACCGCCGCCCCGAACGACGCCCTCGGCTACGGCGACCCCCGTGGCCGCGTCGAACTGCGCACCGCACTCGCCGGCTACCTCGCCCGGGCCCGCGGCGTGCGCACCGACCCCGACCGCATCCTGATCTGCTCCGGCTTCGCCCACGCCCTGGGACTCCTCGGCACGGTCCTGCGCTCGCGCGGCACACGGACGGCCGCCGTGGAGTCGTACGGCCTTCCCCCGCACCGGAACCTGCTCACGGCCGCCGGCCTGCGCATCCGCCCCCTGCCCTTCGACGAACTCGGCACGGATCCGGGCGAGTTGGGCGGCGTCGGTGCCGTACTCCTCACCCCCGCCCATCAGTTCCCCATGGGCGTGCCCCTGCACCGCGACCGACGGACAGCCGTCGTGGACTGGGCGCGGCGCACCGGCGGGCTGGTACTGGAGGACGACTACGACGGCGAGTTCCGCTACGACCGCCAGCCCGTCGGCGCCCTCCAGGATCTCGACCCGGACCGCGTGGTCCACCTCGGCACGGCCAGCAAGTCCCTCGCCCCCGCGCTGCGCCTGGCGTGGATGGTCCTGCCGCCAGGGCTCACGGACGAGGCGGTGGCGGCGAAGGGCGGCCACGACACCTGCGGGGTGCTGGACCAGCTGACGCTGGCCGAGTTCATCACGTCCGGGGCCTACGACCGCCATGTGCGCGCCGCCCGGCTGCGCTACCGGCGCCGCCGTGACGCCCTGGTCGCGGCCCTGGCGTCGCGGGCGCCGGAGGTGCGGGTCACTGGCATCGCGGCCGGCCTGCACGCCGTCCTGCGCCTCCCGCCCGGCACCGAGAAGTCGGTGCTCCAGGCCGCCACCTGGCAGGGCCTCGCCCTGCACGGACTGTCCTACTTCCGCCACCGGGAGGCCGTGGCCGAGCCCTTGGACGCGCTGGTCGTCGGGTACGGCACACCGCCGGACCACGCGTGGGCGGGGGCGCTGGACGCGCTGTGCAGGGTGCTGCCGTAGGACGGGCCCCGTCTCGGCCGACGATCCGCCGATCTCGCCCCGCCGTACAGCGGAACGCCAGGGAGCCCCTCACCCCCCTGACCTCCGTGAAGAACTCGGGACATTCCCGGGGCCGGCCGGCTCAGGCGCCTCCTCCGTCACCTCCCCGAACCGCGCCAGCGCCAGCGCCCCCGCCACGGCCACCAGAAACCCCAGCACGGCGAGCCACGCCAGCCCTTCCCGCGTACGGTCGCCCAGCCACACCACGCCCACCAGCGCGGGCCCGACGGTCTCCCCGATCACCATCCCGGCGGTGGCGGTCGTCACCGACCCGCGCTGGAGGGCCGAGGTCAGCGACAGGAACGCGGCACCGCCGCCCAGCAGCAGCGCGTACGTCGCCGGATTCGCGAGGAGGTCCGAGGGCACGAGCGAGTCGATCAGCCGCACCGCCACCTCGACCACGCCGAAGCCGAACCCGGCACCCAGACCCAG
This genomic window from Streptomyces sp. DG2A-72 contains:
- a CDS encoding PLP-dependent aminotransferase family protein, whose amino-acid sequence is MAESWATLGVDLHLEPTGSGLRRGLTDALREAVRTGRLAPGTRLPSSRTLAADLGIARNTVADAYADLVAEGWLTARQGSSTRVGGRTVVPPADTSLSRREQHRPTYDLRPGTPDLASFPRTEWLKAARRAFTAAPNDALGYGDPRGRVELRTALAGYLARARGVRTDPDRILICSGFAHALGLLGTVLRSRGTRTAAVESYGLPPHRNLLTAAGLRIRPLPFDELGTDPGELGGVGAVLLTPAHQFPMGVPLHRDRRTAVVDWARRTGGLVLEDDYDGEFRYDRQPVGALQDLDPDRVVHLGTASKSLAPALRLAWMVLPPGLTDEAVAAKGGHDTCGVLDQLTLAEFITSGAYDRHVRAARLRYRRRRDALVAALASRAPEVRVTGIAAGLHAVLRLPPGTEKSVLQAATWQGLALHGLSYFRHREAVAEPLDALVVGYGTPPDHAWAGALDALCRVLP